A region of uncultured Desulfobacter sp. DNA encodes the following proteins:
- a CDS encoding transposase: protein MVHQTATHICDVYQPRNPKASAYYKCVENHFEDLELAWDDMYASRYGFWRTYIMTVIYKFLDCGDLHMGFARVRCEECGHEYLLAFSCKRRQFCPSCHQKRVIEYGEWLLTNVLQDVPHRQWVFSIPKRLRIYFLFDRKLLAKLSICAWKVIKTYLKSTVPDNSAVPGASIAVQTYGDFLNFNPHLHAIVSDGCFSKDGDFHMAPGFFLEDLEEIFQYEVLKMLKKEGKITADIIENMLSWRHSGFNVYIGDRIFSDDKADLGKLARYIIRACFSQERMVYIPAEASDDATAKVVYTSKDRKFRKTFNALDWLARLVTHIPGRYEQTVRYYGYYSNKSRGMRKKAETDDDIPAVIPNEMSSKESRQNWARLIQKIYEVDPLICPKCWGQMHIISFIEELDIIEKILRHLGLWDIRNHDPPQPVTSDYIPDLLYDFSDSQIPAADYWN, encoded by the coding sequence ATGGTCCATCAAACAGCAACACATATTTGTGATGTTTACCAGCCCCGTAATCCCAAGGCAAGTGCATACTACAAATGTGTTGAAAATCACTTTGAAGATCTGGAACTGGCTTGGGACGACATGTACGCATCCCGGTATGGATTCTGGCGGACATATATTATGACCGTGATCTATAAATTCCTGGATTGTGGAGACCTTCATATGGGATTTGCCCGGGTGCGATGTGAAGAATGCGGTCACGAGTATCTCCTGGCATTTTCGTGTAAGCGCAGGCAATTCTGTCCCTCCTGCCATCAGAAGAGAGTGATTGAATACGGAGAATGGCTGCTTACCAATGTCCTGCAAGATGTACCCCACCGCCAATGGGTATTCAGTATCCCCAAACGGTTGCGGATTTATTTTCTCTTTGACAGGAAATTGCTGGCAAAATTATCCATCTGTGCCTGGAAGGTTATCAAAACATATTTGAAGTCGACCGTACCTGATAACAGCGCTGTTCCCGGAGCCAGCATTGCTGTCCAGACTTACGGTGATTTTTTAAATTTTAACCCCCATCTGCATGCCATCGTTTCTGACGGCTGTTTTTCAAAAGACGGTGATTTTCATATGGCACCTGGGTTCTTTTTGGAAGACCTGGAAGAAATTTTTCAGTATGAAGTGCTAAAGATGCTCAAAAAAGAGGGCAAAATAACGGCTGATATTATCGAGAATATGCTTTCATGGCGCCATTCAGGTTTCAATGTTTATATCGGGGACAGAATTTTCTCCGATGATAAGGCGGACCTCGGGAAGCTTGCCCGGTACATCATCCGGGCCTGTTTTTCCCAGGAACGCATGGTCTATATACCGGCGGAAGCTTCCGACGACGCTACCGCCAAGGTCGTCTATACATCGAAAGACCGGAAGTTCAGGAAAACTTTTAACGCTCTGGACTGGCTGGCCAGGCTGGTGACGCACATTCCCGGCCGATATGAGCAAACGGTCCGTTACTATGGTTATTATTCGAACAAATCCCGGGGGATGAGGAAAAAGGCGGAGACGGATGATGACATTCCTGCTGTTATTCCAAATGAGATGTCATCCAAAGAATCCCGGCAAAACTGGGCCAGGTTAATCCAGAAAATTTATGAAGTGGACCCGTTGATCTGTCCAAAATGCTGGGGCCAGATGCACATCATCAGTTTCATCGAAGAACTTGACATCATCGAAAAAATATTGCGCCATCTTGGACTTTGGGATATCCGAAACCATGATCCACCTCAACCTGTCACTTCAGACTATATTCCTGATTTGCTTTACGACTTTTCCGATTCCCAAATCCCGGCAGCCGACTACTGGAACTGA
- a CDS encoding alpha/beta hydrolase — translation MRKNIFKLISVICFFTLLAGCSSHCYQPTERVSTLTEADNTVITYGVRGGGDITIVFIHCWTGNHELWRSQIEYFSQNYRVVWLDLAGHGLSGKDRKNYTMESFGGDVAAVVNKVGTDHVILVGHSMGGPVALEAASLLENKVVGIVGVDTFYNGFTAPETEEAIEAFLKPFQENFREAGLHMLDSMFIHDVDPAVKDSIINQLTTANPEMARSALRNILIWKRAKETSLLEKYATKLRNINGAPTGKEVPLDKSVILIQGVGHFIPQVKPNEFNKTLGEIIKELSK, via the coding sequence ATGCGGAAAAATATTTTTAAATTAATAAGTGTTATATGTTTTTTTACGCTACTTGCAGGCTGCTCGTCGCACTGCTATCAGCCAACGGAACGTGTATCTACACTAACAGAAGCTGATAACACAGTTATTACATATGGTGTGCGCGGCGGCGGGGATATTACCATTGTCTTTATCCATTGTTGGACAGGAAATCATGAATTATGGCGTTCGCAAATCGAGTATTTTTCTCAAAATTACCGTGTTGTCTGGCTTGATCTGGCAGGGCATGGATTGTCTGGAAAAGACCGTAAAAACTATACGATGGAATCCTTTGGAGGGGATGTTGCTGCTGTTGTTAATAAAGTTGGAACGGATCATGTTATTTTAGTCGGTCATTCCATGGGGGGGCCGGTTGCATTGGAAGCGGCCTCATTACTAGAGAACAAGGTTGTCGGCATTGTTGGCGTTGATACTTTTTATAATGGGTTTACGGCTCCGGAAACAGAAGAAGCGATTGAAGCATTTTTAAAACCGTTTCAAGAAAATTTTCGAGAGGCTGGTTTACATATGCTTGATTCAATGTTTATCCATGATGTTGATCCTGCTGTGAAAGACTCAATTATTAATCAACTTACAACAGCAAATCCTGAAATGGCTCGAAGCGCGCTTCGCAACATACTTATATGGAAAAGAGCCAAAGAAACATCTTTGTTAGAGAAATATGCAACAAAATTGCGCAATATCAATGGTGCACCAACGGGAAAAGAAGTCCCATTAGATAAGAGTGTAATATTAATTCAAGGTGTCGGTCATTTTATTCCGCAAGTCAAACCGAATGAATTCAATAAAACCCTTGGTGAAATTATTAAGGAATTATCTAAATAA
- the bamD gene encoding outer membrane protein assembly factor BamD, which yields MLKWCILFGLFFMMVSCATLQKDWEDTGRKNTPEAYKVFLRKHPQSEFSENAKQQIEKLDWENTQRVNTPEAYKEFIRKHPKSEFIENIKENFEKIDWKDTQQRNSLDAYREFLRRHPQGEYSENAKQQIDKITDMIQAMDNTLLMMANKIAFKVEGLLYGREVVNAENLSLASCVFAREMNCFLDKPILSPTPHLAMHVTEPPEYYSKYHITHIVLSNGFIPVATAWRNIQSRTLQANYKIGGIASNQYDQILASALSGEDMKTLNEIRRIKGHCKEEINFK from the coding sequence ATGCTTAAGTGGTGTATTCTTTTTGGTTTATTTTTTATGATGGTAAGTTGTGCAACCTTGCAGAAGGATTGGGAAGATACTGGACGTAAAAACACACCAGAAGCTTATAAAGTATTTTTGAGAAAACATCCTCAAAGTGAATTTAGTGAAAATGCTAAACAACAAATTGAAAAACTAGATTGGGAAAATACTCAACGAGTAAACACACCAGAAGCTTATAAAGAATTCATAAGAAAACACCCTAAAAGTGAATTTATTGAAAATATTAAAGAAAACTTTGAAAAAATTGATTGGAAAGATACTCAACAAAGAAACAGCTTAGATGCATATCGTGAGTTTCTAAGAAGACACCCTCAAGGTGAATATAGTGAAAATGCTAAACAACAAATTGATAAAATTACAGATATGATCCAAGCGATGGATAATACCTTGCTGATGATGGCAAATAAAATTGCTTTTAAAGTCGAAGGTTTATTGTATGGCCGAGAAGTAGTGAATGCAGAAAATTTATCGTTAGCTAGTTGTGTTTTTGCTAGAGAAATGAACTGTTTTCTTGATAAGCCAATATTAAGTCCAACACCGCACCTTGCTATGCATGTTACTGAACCGCCTGAATATTATAGTAAATACCATATAACACATATAGTTCTTTCAAATGGTTTCATTCCTGTGGCTACTGCATGGCGAAACATACAATCAAGAACACTGCAAGCTAATTATAAAATCGGAGGAATAGCTTCAAATCAATATGATCAGATTCTTGCAAGTGCCTTATCGGGAGAAGATATGAAAACACTGAATGAAATTAGAAGAATAAAAGGTCACTGTAAGGAAGAAATAAACTTCAAATGA
- a CDS encoding aminotransferase class I/II-fold pyridoxal phosphate-dependent enzyme — MGNPYELQHMFSDKVTLAHLIRNLGMPGVNCIVHTLGSVNLDALKKKLGSDVLVFQTPFGSSGTGTFYIEDETDLATLGMSYPPDTLFKVARYISGPSYSLTGFVSPSSLHWLPPALQVIGSSVAGALARSTTVYAGSDFFVSNDIEKRYVDWDLFERLAVHFFPPAFSREVKENCVMVNAVSKNYAMTGWRLGYGAGPAHVISAMLRVQALNTGCPSTISQRAAIQALTGSQEYSFEMASRFQARKDVMEQGLGRIPGISFAAPQDAFYVFCNFSAYLPGQHRGKRVETATDLCLLFLEQAHVASFPGEAFGTPGHIRFSFAVSREKIKKALNKIATVLSEIQSDTDFLPP, encoded by the coding sequence GTGGGTAATCCATATGAACTTCAGCATATGTTTTCCGATAAGGTGACCCTGGCGCATCTGATCCGTAATCTGGGAATGCCAGGTGTCAACTGTATAGTCCACACCCTTGGATCGGTGAATCTTGACGCTTTAAAAAAAAAGCTTGGTTCCGATGTGCTGGTATTTCAAACGCCTTTTGGAAGCAGTGGTACCGGAACTTTTTATATAGAAGATGAAACCGATCTGGCCACCCTGGGCATGAGCTATCCGCCCGATACGCTGTTCAAGGTCGCAAGGTATATTTCAGGACCATCGTACTCTCTGACCGGCTTTGTTTCCCCTTCTTCCCTCCACTGGCTGCCGCCGGCCCTGCAGGTCATCGGCAGCAGTGTGGCCGGAGCCCTTGCCCGCAGCACCACCGTTTATGCGGGCAGCGATTTTTTTGTATCCAATGACATTGAAAAACGCTATGTGGACTGGGACCTGTTTGAGCGCCTGGCCGTTCATTTCTTTCCCCCGGCCTTTTCAAGGGAAGTCAAAGAGAATTGCGTCATGGTCAATGCCGTGTCAAAGAATTACGCCATGACCGGATGGCGCCTGGGGTACGGGGCCGGCCCCGCCCATGTGATTTCAGCCATGCTCAGGGTCCAGGCCCTGAATACCGGCTGCCCCAGCACCATTTCCCAGAGAGCCGCCATCCAGGCCCTTACCGGATCACAGGAGTATAGTTTTGAAATGGCTTCAAGGTTTCAGGCCAGAAAGGACGTCATGGAACAGGGACTTGGACGGATCCCCGGCATCTCCTTTGCTGCACCCCAAGATGCCTTTTATGTGTTCTGTAATTTCAGCGCTTACCTGCCGGGACAACACCGGGGAAAGCGTGTGGAAACAGCCACGGACCTTTGCCTGCTCTTTCTTGAACAGGCCCATGTGGCATCGTTTCCCGGAGAGGCCTTTGGAACCCCTGGACATATAAGGTTCTCTTTTGCCGTCAGCCGGGAGAAAATAAAAAAGGCTTTAAATAAAATCGCAACGGTTTTGTCGGAAATTCAATCTGATACAGACTTTTTACCACCCTGA
- a CDS encoding pyridoxal phosphate-dependent aminotransferase gives MKKTVSDRAAAIGESITQAITNRSRALAAQGIEVINLGIGQPDFPTPDPVRDAGKKAIEDNETGYTAAGGSNELKDAVISRFALDTGVVYSRDEVIASTGARQVLFNLFLTILNPGDEVVVPIPCWVAYLNQIRCAGGTPVPWAFDPENPFRPDGKRLPGLVSEKTRAVLINTPTNPTGVVWTKDELMALCRICLGADILLVVDEVYSRFLFDNRIHFFPPAFSREVKENCVMVNAVSKNYAMTGWRLGYGAGPAHVISAMLRVQALNTGCPCTISQRAAIQALTGSQEYSFEMASRFQARKDVMEQELGRIPGIFFAAPQGAFYVFCNFSAYLPGQHRGKRVETATDLCLLFLEQAHVASFPGEAFGTPGHIRFSFAVSREKIKKALNKIATVLSEIQS, from the coding sequence ATGAAAAAAACAGTGTCTGACCGCGCCGCAGCAATCGGCGAATCCATAACCCAGGCCATCACCAACCGTTCCAGAGCCCTTGCGGCCCAGGGTATTGAGGTCATCAACCTTGGCATCGGCCAGCCCGATTTTCCCACACCGGACCCTGTGCGGGATGCAGGGAAAAAGGCCATTGAGGATAATGAAACCGGGTATACGGCCGCCGGGGGCAGCAATGAACTTAAAGATGCCGTGATCAGCCGTTTTGCTTTGGACACCGGGGTGGTTTATAGCCGGGATGAGGTGATTGCCTCCACAGGCGCCCGCCAGGTGCTGTTCAATCTGTTTTTGACCATCCTCAACCCGGGGGATGAAGTGGTGGTGCCGATACCGTGCTGGGTGGCCTATTTAAATCAGATCCGGTGCGCCGGAGGCACCCCTGTGCCATGGGCCTTTGATCCCGAAAATCCTTTTCGCCCTGATGGCAAGAGGCTGCCCGGACTTGTTTCGGAAAAGACCCGGGCCGTGCTGATCAATACCCCCACCAACCCCACAGGTGTGGTCTGGACAAAGGATGAGCTTATGGCGTTGTGCCGCATCTGCCTTGGAGCCGATATCCTGCTGGTGGTGGACGAAGTCTACTCCAGGTTTCTTTTTGACAACCGGATTCATTTCTTTCCCCCGGCCTTTTCAAGGGAAGTCAAAGAGAATTGCGTTATGGTCAATGCGGTGTCAAAAAATTACGCCATGACCGGATGGCGCCTGGGGTACGGGGCCGGCCCCGCCCATGTGATTTCAGCCATGCTCAGGGTCCAGGCCCTGAACACCGGCTGCCCCTGCACCATTTCCCAGAGAGCCGCCATCCAGGCACTTACCGGATCACAGGAGTATAGTTTTGAAATGGCTTCAAGGTTTCAGGCCAGAAAGGACGTCATGGAACAGGAGCTCGGACGAATCCCCGGCATCTTCTTTGCTGCACCCCAAGGGGCCTTTTATGTGTTCTGTAATTTCAGCGCTTACCTGCCGGGACAACATCGGGGAAAGCGTGTGGAAACAGCCACGGACCTTTGCCTGCTCTTTCTTGAACAAGCCCATGTGGCATCGTTTCCCGGAGAAGCCTTTGGAACCCCTGGACATATACGGTTCTCCTTTGCCGTCAGCCGGGAGAAAATTAAAAAGGCTTTAAATAAAATCGCAACGGTTTTGTCGGAAATTCAATCTTAG
- a CDS encoding NAD(P)-dependent oxidoreductase, whose amino-acid sequence MIPIKISRSPSSKVRLDKEAQLTYRDSGGRPDPEELAILLAAHDVIIAGALEKFDHRCFSMFGRNALGQKKKLIALMARGTDSVNLELAVKHGVDTVTAGTLNAGATAEHTMALILGLAKRLKTAEEQLRANAGWQWRTLKEPFELSGKTLGVIGAGPIARKVMGLALGFGMDVLCHTAHPDNHRHQHGMEAVSFVCLDTLVSQSHVITLHLPLVPETRNLIDAGRFKQMMPGALFINTSRGELVDETALCDALDSGKIMGAGIDVYQDEPQINPRFTTVPASRVILTPHSASQTLEAKYAMENYLTDQIIQWVCNEKNSV is encoded by the coding sequence ATGATCCCGATTAAAATATCGAGGTCTCCAAGCAGTAAGGTTCGTCTGGATAAAGAGGCCCAGCTGACCTACCGGGATTCAGGAGGCCGACCGGATCCCGAAGAGCTTGCAATACTTTTGGCCGCCCATGACGTCATCATTGCCGGTGCCCTGGAAAAGTTCGATCATCGCTGTTTTTCAATGTTTGGACGCAACGCTTTGGGGCAAAAGAAAAAGCTGATTGCTCTGATGGCCCGGGGAACGGACAGTGTAAACCTGGAGTTGGCCGTGAAGCATGGTGTTGACACCGTAACCGCAGGCACCCTGAATGCCGGGGCAACCGCAGAGCATACCATGGCCCTGATTCTGGGTCTTGCCAAACGTCTTAAAACGGCGGAGGAGCAGTTGAGGGCCAACGCAGGATGGCAATGGCGGACCCTTAAAGAACCGTTTGAACTTTCGGGGAAAACCCTTGGGGTCATTGGTGCCGGCCCCATTGCCCGAAAGGTGATGGGACTGGCGTTAGGTTTTGGCATGGACGTGCTCTGTCACACGGCCCACCCCGACAACCATCGCCATCAGCACGGAATGGAGGCGGTTTCATTTGTATGTCTGGATACCCTTGTTTCCCAGTCCCATGTGATCACCCTTCATCTGCCCCTGGTGCCGGAAACCAGAAATCTGATTGATGCCGGGCGTTTTAAACAGATGATGCCGGGGGCGCTGTTTATCAACACCTCCCGGGGGGAACTTGTGGATGAAACAGCCCTGTGCGATGCCCTGGATTCCGGGAAAATCATGGGAGCCGGTATTGATGTGTATCAAGATGAACCCCAAATTAATCCGCGGTTTACAACCGTTCCGGCGTCCCGGGTGATCCTGACCCCCCACAGCGCTTCCCAGACCCTGGAAGCCAAATATGCCATGGAAAATTATCTGACCGATCAAATTATTCAATGGGTTTGTAATGAAAAAAACAGTGTCTGA
- a CDS encoding ABC transporter substrate binding protein: protein MNKSTLLFLLSVFLFACLYTAAGAVDKPVDELYRIVAVQHQSFPPYEQDLKGFKKGIDQSELKGRVELELYNADNDLKALDQYIQDLKSRKDVNLIFSMGTQATQRMIDQIKDNPIVFTDLGAPETSGVVTDWKSSGANYTGVESRNYVGIGVNLLHELIAFKSIGMVYLTGSPSHEGAIKIIEALGREVGFDFVAKGFALRDENNNKYPDDVVRKKLREALEQVVPRVDVFYVQSSATFEQNFDLFFNCFKKYSVPSAGEQLYIKKGLVIGIGRHKERFGFQCAEYAVKILTGTDPATLPMDVGKEFSFALNIEAATIVGYNPSIDILGAADQICREIEP, encoded by the coding sequence ATGAACAAATCGACTCTTTTATTCCTGTTATCAGTTTTTCTTTTTGCATGCCTCTATACTGCCGCCGGTGCAGTTGACAAACCAGTTGACGAACTCTATCGGATTGTCGCGGTTCAGCACCAGAGTTTTCCCCCCTATGAACAGGATCTGAAAGGGTTCAAAAAAGGCATTGACCAGTCTGAATTAAAGGGGCGTGTGGAACTTGAGTTGTATAATGCCGATAATGATCTTAAGGCTCTGGATCAGTATATTCAGGATCTTAAATCCCGAAAGGATGTCAATCTGATTTTTTCCATGGGTACCCAGGCCACCCAGCGGATGATCGACCAGATCAAAGACAACCCCATTGTCTTCACCGATTTAGGCGCCCCTGAAACCTCAGGGGTGGTGACAGATTGGAAAAGTTCCGGTGCCAATTATACCGGCGTAGAAAGCCGAAACTATGTGGGGATCGGAGTGAATCTGCTTCACGAACTCATCGCTTTTAAAAGCATCGGGATGGTGTATTTGACAGGATCTCCCAGCCATGAAGGGGCCATCAAAATCATAGAGGCCCTTGGCCGTGAGGTTGGATTTGATTTTGTCGCCAAAGGGTTTGCCCTGAGGGATGAAAACAATAACAAGTACCCGGATGACGTGGTCCGCAAAAAACTTAGAGAGGCCCTGGAGCAGGTTGTGCCCAGGGTTGATGTTTTTTATGTCCAGAGTTCGGCCACCTTTGAACAAAATTTTGATCTCTTTTTTAACTGTTTTAAAAAATATTCCGTTCCCAGCGCAGGAGAGCAGCTCTATATAAAAAAAGGCCTGGTCATCGGTATCGGCCGGCACAAGGAGCGGTTTGGATTTCAATGTGCTGAATATGCCGTCAAAATACTCACCGGGACAGACCCTGCAACGCTGCCCATGGACGTTGGAAAGGAGTTCTCCTTTGCATTGAACATTGAGGCTGCAACCATTGTGGGGTACAATCCTTCCATTGATATTCTCGGGGCCGCTGATCAGATTTGTCGTGAAATAGAACCCTGA
- a CDS encoding MFS transporter, which produces MQPKRLIVIVVVFVCLTHLLYMVNNAAMFRQDYEDQSQAQMKELGAVVKSEIEYAMGFGIPVRSLGGMDAFLKGILDNTPELAFIRVESRDNILFSAKRASSSTRDILVPILSEGQETAVIRLGIGDELRRQIFSMLFDLSTIVFAGLIITFEVIRFFAAKLITTPYRQSIQALNKTIREMNPYQSITIPGEFQEFINEILRQVGLRNRQIYQMTGNLKYAAMFCSDCVGNAGRSLLKPIQAQQAALQKLIGQTTQTSRMVDPSQIRPVVFLFFLGANIQSSFLPIFARELLETKTFLSDLFSREILMGLPITCHMVMVFLVMLFMGSRQFKKKIPSDYMVSIGAFCTSAGLVICGFSENIVELVAGRMLCAVGFSFIVISCKQFIVQHSTPEDRSFHLAGFTAAFSGGLFCSIIIGSILADYFSYRFVFFCGAAIVLLIYVFDYMIMADKSASDLSDQTEETSGLGTFFAMGVTDMNLICVFIHGIFTRITFIGFFYFSLPILLKTDYTYADIGRMMMFYSVPSVLFGSAINKRIKKIGHSKMSVIGSNILVGIFLIFFFIPMQGPFWVKTLFIPFFLLVLGASNSITFPAQSALLLNTGTARTLGSRTALSVYNSFERIGSALGPVFYGFFISHFGMLPAVALGGGLCILGNIIFFLFFNPDKTLGETTP; this is translated from the coding sequence ATGCAGCCTAAAAGACTGATTGTAATTGTTGTCGTGTTTGTTTGTCTCACCCATTTGCTTTACATGGTCAATAATGCGGCCATGTTCAGGCAGGATTATGAAGACCAGAGTCAGGCGCAGATGAAAGAGCTTGGGGCCGTGGTAAAAAGTGAAATTGAATATGCCATGGGCTTTGGGATCCCTGTAAGGTCGCTGGGTGGAATGGACGCTTTTTTAAAGGGGATTCTGGACAACACGCCGGAACTTGCCTTTATTCGGGTGGAAAGCAGGGATAATATTTTGTTTTCTGCAAAAAGGGCCTCTTCAAGCACCAGAGATATCCTTGTTCCCATCCTCTCGGAAGGTCAGGAAACCGCAGTGATCCGGCTGGGCATCGGTGATGAACTGAGACGGCAGATTTTTTCCATGCTGTTTGATCTGAGTACCATTGTGTTTGCCGGACTGATCATCACATTTGAAGTGATCCGCTTTTTCGCCGCAAAGCTGATCACCACGCCTTATAGACAATCCATCCAGGCACTGAACAAAACCATCCGGGAGATGAATCCCTATCAGAGCATTACCATCCCCGGGGAGTTCCAGGAATTTATCAATGAAATTTTACGACAGGTCGGTCTTCGAAACCGGCAGATATATCAGATGACCGGCAATTTAAAATATGCCGCCATGTTTTGCTCTGACTGTGTCGGCAATGCAGGCCGCAGCCTTCTAAAACCCATCCAGGCCCAGCAGGCCGCCCTTCAAAAGCTTATTGGACAGACCACCCAGACCTCTCGGATGGTGGATCCCTCCCAGATTCGTCCGGTGGTCTTCCTGTTTTTTCTCGGGGCCAATATCCAATCCAGTTTTCTGCCTATTTTTGCCCGGGAACTTCTGGAAACGAAAACTTTTCTGTCTGATCTTTTTTCCCGGGAGATCCTCATGGGGCTTCCCATCACCTGCCACATGGTCATGGTGTTCCTTGTCATGCTCTTCATGGGATCACGGCAGTTTAAAAAAAAGATACCTTCGGACTACATGGTGAGCATCGGTGCCTTTTGCACCTCCGCGGGGCTTGTCATATGCGGTTTCTCTGAAAATATTGTGGAGCTGGTTGCCGGACGAATGCTTTGTGCCGTTGGATTTTCATTTATTGTCATCTCCTGCAAGCAGTTTATTGTCCAGCACTCTACCCCTGAAGACCGCTCCTTTCATCTGGCCGGATTCACGGCTGCTTTTTCCGGAGGGCTTTTTTGCTCCATCATCATCGGCAGTATTCTGGCCGATTACTTTTCCTATCGGTTTGTTTTCTTTTGCGGTGCCGCCATTGTGCTGTTGATCTATGTGTTTGATTATATGATCATGGCAGATAAAAGCGCTTCGGACCTGTCGGACCAGACCGAAGAAACATCCGGGCTCGGCACATTTTTCGCTATGGGTGTGACCGACATGAACCTGATCTGTGTTTTTATACATGGCATTTTTACCCGGATCACGTTCATCGGGTTCTTCTATTTCTCTTTGCCCATTCTTTTAAAAACAGATTACACCTATGCCGATATAGGCAGAATGATGATGTTTTACAGCGTCCCGTCGGTCCTATTCGGCAGTGCCATAAACAAACGGATTAAAAAAATCGGACACAGCAAGATGTCTGTCATCGGATCCAATATTCTGGTGGGTATTTTTCTGATTTTTTTCTTTATCCCCATGCAGGGGCCGTTTTGGGTGAAAACTTTGTTTATCCCCTTCTTTTTACTGGTGCTGGGGGCTTCAAACAGCATCACCTTTCCGGCCCAGTCGGCACTGCTTTTAAATACCGGAACCGCCAGAACCTTGGGATCCCGTACTGCCTTGTCGGTATATAATTCATTTGAACGGATCGGATCGGCCCTGGGGCCTGTGTTTTACGGCTTTTTTATCTCCCATTTCGGAATGCTTCCCGCCGTGGCCCTGGGAGGAGGTTTATGCATTCTTGGCAATATTATATTTTTTCTGTTTTTCAACCCGGACAAGACCCTTGGGGAAACAACACCATGA